Genomic window (Sediminispirochaeta smaragdinae DSM 11293):
CCTTGTTCAAGGTATCGTTTGCTCCCTTGACGGCAAGTTCACGGACCTGGTGGAGTATATCGTTGGCACTCTTGAGGTAGCTCTCGGCAATTCTTCCCTCATCAAGAACCATTGCAGCATTCTGATCGAACTGAGAAAGCCTGTCGACCGCCGATTTGTAACGGACCGAATGTGCGGCGGCAATGGGATCGTCCCGGAGATTGGTAATCCTGCTCTGACTACCAATCTGGTTCTGGACCCTGCTCATCTCGTTGTTACGCCGTCTGAGATAGTACTGCATATCGTAATTGGGTTGATATGTACTAACGCGTTTCATCTACTTCACCTTTATGCACCCATGCGGTTGATAATGACGTCGAGCATCTCGTCGACCGCTGTAATAAAACGGCTTGCCGCAGCATAGCCGTGCTGAAATTTGATCATGTTTGCAAGCTCTTCATCAAGGTTGACTCCGGCAATCGACTCCCGCCGATCCGAAAGATCCTTCATAATGGCCTCTTCGGTTTCCAATGACCGCTGGGCGGTCTCACCTTTTAACCCGACCCTTGCAACGGCACTGGAAAAGTATTCATCAAAACTGCGGTAACTGCCAACCATGACGTCGCGATCTCGAAGGGCGGCGATAGCCAGAGCGGCAGAACCATCTCCAGGCTGAGCGGGACGCCCGTTTTCACCGAGACCTGCCGCTATCGTTGCAGGCTCGGCCTTAACCTGGCGATTGATCTCGATCCAGCCGGAAGGATGGCTCAAGGGAGCGACCGCATACCCTGCCCCATCCTCTCCGCCGCGAAGCGCGAGAACGCCGTCGGCTCCGTCCCAGCTATACGCACCTTCCGGCCCACTTTCCTCTAAGATCCCGGCATATCCGACAAGAAACTGTCCGCTATCCTCGATGCCGCGGATCACAAAATCCGGGTTTTCTATGCCAGCCGCGGGGGTCCCTTTTAGAGAAAGTCTGCCAAGACGATCGAAACGGGCAACAACTTCGGAACCTGAGGCATTAATGCGTTTTACAATGTCATCTACCGTATCGGTGGGTTCATAATCGATTTCCACCGTGCCATCGCTACCGGACAAGCGGAGGGTCCCGCTTATTCCCACCTGTTCCTGAGGATTCAGGCTGTTGCTTCCATTGATCCGGTAGATATAGGTCGAATCAAAGGCTCCGTCGCCGTTTCGGTCGTAATTTCCATTGGCATTGGCCACAAAGGGATACTCGGTAAAGAAATCTATACCGGTCTTCCCGTTAAGACCGTAGCCGGCCCGGTGGACTTCATTCACCATATCCACAAAATTAACGGTCATGGTGTCGAGTTCCTGGATCTCTTTGCGAATATCGCCATCCCGAAGCTCAACCATTGCTGCAAGACGTCCGTTTTTCGGTCGGAAATCCTCTCCGGAAGCCTCCCATACGACCCTGCTGTAGCCTTCGTTTCGGGGATCAGGATCGGCGGCAATCTTCGTTACCACATCCCCCTGAACCAGATGCATTCCCCCGGAATGAACGGTAAATTCATCGGGATCCCTATCATCCACACTGATGTCGATGATATCCGCAAGTTTTCTTACAAGGAGATCGCGACGATCCAGAAGATCATTTGGCTCGTCTCCCATCGCCTTTACCTTGATGATTTCACGATTAAGATCGGCGATATCGCTGGTGATGTTATTAACACGGTCCACCGTTACCTGGATATCCTGTTCCAGCATCTCTCTGATATCCTTGAGTCCCTCATAGCGCCGGTGAATCCCATCCATCAGGGAGTCACCGCGCTCAATGATTGCAAGCCTGGAGGCATTATCCTCCGGATGCAGGGAAAGGTCCTGCCAGGACTCCCAGAATTTATCCATGAGGCCCCTCACAGAGAGCTCTGAGGGCTCGTTGTAGACCTGTTCCGCCATCAAAATATAGGAATCTCTCACATCCCAATACCCTTTTCCCGAGGATTGAGAGACGATCCGCCTTTCCAAAATGGAATCATGGGCACGGCTGATCCTCTCTGTAACAACCCCTTGCCCCATCTGACCTGCAGTCTCCTCTCGGTTGAGGCCGGGGACATAGATCGGTTCGTAGGGAGACATCTCGACTCGCTGTCTGCTGTACCCCTCGGTTGCGGCGTTGGTAATATTATGGCCGACCGTGGATAGTCCCTGGGCATGAGCTACGACACTCCGTTTTCCCATCTCAATTCCGGTAAAGGCTGACTGCATACAAGGCTCCTATAACTGCCGATTCAGAATCAGGGGGCCGGCCTCACTTTGGCGAGCTCCGCCGTTTTTCGCATAGATTGTTCCACGTCGCATTGGACTCATCTCTCCGATGATACCCTTTAGCGTCCCCTGAACGGCCCGCACATAGGCATCGATTCCCCAAACAATCCCGCGCAAATTCACAACTGCCATTTTTAGCTCACGAAACAGAGCGGAAAGACGCTCCCGTTCTTCTGCCGGAAGATGAACAGCCACCTGATAAAATCCTGCATCAGGAAGCTCCCCAACCGCATCCCGCAGCTGGGCGAAAACCTCACATCTTGTCTGTTCCTGTTTATCAAGCTTATCGGAAAGCGTTTTGGCACTCGCCATCACCTTCTGAAGCTCTTTCCAGTCTCGCTTGCAAACATGTTGATTCAGTTCCCGCTCCCAGAGAGAAAACTGCAAAATCAGGTCCCGCTCCTGCTCCATACTCTTTTCCAGTTTTTTCATCAATGACTGCATACGAACGCTCCTCATCCTTTATCATCGGCATTATTTATGCGACTGTTAAGAAGAGTTTCACCAGGATTCGAAACACTACAAAAATCACAGGTTGTCATTATATAGTATTTTTAATATATTTACCTGTAGTTCACATTTTTTGCATCTTATGCTATGCTGAAGGTGCTTTTAGGAGGATTGCGCATGAATACCGATTACGATGTAGCGATTATCGGTGGAGGGGCAGCGGGACTCACCGCAGCACAATATGCTGCCAGGGCCAATTTGAAAGTGGTCATCATCGAAGAAATGGCGCCAGGAGGCCAATGCCTGATAATAGCCGACTTGGAAAATTATCCCGGCTTTCCCGAACCGATTTCAGGTATAGAATTCTCACAACGTTTTGAACAGCAAGCCCGTAACTTCGGTGCCGAGTTCTTGACGGCAACAGTGAGGTCACTTAAAAAAGAGGATAATATCTTCAACATCGAGACATCCAAGGGCATTATTACCTCCCTTACGGTTATCGTTGCAACGGGTGCTAAGCACCGTCATCTTGGTATTCCCGGAGAAAAAGAGTTTACCGGCCGAGGGGTGAGCTATTGTGCAACCTGCGACGGGCCCTTTTTCCGCAACAAGAAGATTCTCGTAGTCGGCGGCGGAGACGCGGCCTGTGATGAATCGATGTTCCTGGCGAATTTGACCGATAAGGTCATCCTCATCCATCGGCGAGACCGATTTCGAGCCCAAAAGGCACTTGCCGATCGGGTCGTGGCAAATAAGAATATTGAAGTACGATTCAACACAGAACTGAAAGAGATAAAGGGTTCCATGAAGGTTGAGAAAGGAGTCTTTCTCAACAATAAAAGCGGTGAGGAGTATGAAGAAGAAGTCGATGCCGTCTTTGTCTTCATCGGATCTGACCCGCAGACCGCTATTCTCCCTGAGGTAGAGAAGGACGAGGCAGGGTACATCGTTACAAACCAGTGTATGGAAACAGAGATTCCCGGACTCTATGCGGTCGGTGATGTGAGAAATACCCCCTTCAGGCAGCTCGTTGTGGCCGCAAGCGATGGCGCAATCGCCACCCATTGTGCATCACAATACATTGACGACCTAAAGGGCCAGAGTTACACCTAAATAGTGATGTCGAATCCCCGGGCCGTACTTCTCATTCTACTTTGTTTCTGGCTCCTTCCCTGTTTCGGCCTTGGGGCGCTCGATTTTTATGACGAGGCTCCAGCGGAAGAACTTTCGAAATCGATTGCCGATGCGATGAGCGACGAGGAACTTGTCGGACAGCTTATGCTTGTCGGTTATTTCGGTGAGGATCCTTCCAAGGAGATCATCGAATGGGTGGATCGCTATGAGATCGGCGGTATCAAGATTTTCGGCTGGAACGCCGGTAATCTCCTCAAACTGGGGAACGCCGTTTCTACGCTTCAACATTTGAGTGAGGAAAATCGATTTTCCATCCCGCTTTTCGTGGCAACCGACCAGGAGGGGGGATGGGTTCGTCATGTAAAAGGGGATACAAGTGTAACTCCCGGGAATTTAGCCATCGGAGCTTCAGGGATTGCCTGGGACGCATATAAAACAGGTTATTATATCGGCAAAGAACTTCGGGTCCTCGGCATCAACATGAATTTTGCCCCTACCGTAGATGTTTACACAAATCCCAAGGCCGACGTTATTGGTCCCCGGGCCTTTTCATCCGATCCCGTAAAAACTGCTCAGCTCTCTGTTGCCTATTTTCACGGCATGCAGGAAGCAGGCATCGTCTGCACGGCAAAGCACTATCCCGGTCATGGCGCCACGGATAAGGATTCTCACGGAACCCTTCCTATCATCAATGCCGACTTTCAAACGATATGGGACAGGGAGCTTGTACCGTACCGATTTCTCGTTAAGGAGGGCCTGCCGGCGATCATGAGCGGGCATATCGCCTATCCCAAAATAACGGGCACGGACGAACCTGCTTCCTTGAGTAAAACCCTGCTTACCGGGCTTCTGCGGGAAAAAATCGGCTTTCAGGGGCTTATTATCACCGACGATATGCAGATGAACGGCGCTGCAGTCTACGGTGGAGTCCCCGCAGCATCGCTTCAGGCAATTCTTGCAGGTAATGACATGATCATGGTGAGTAGAGATACCGATACCTATCGCAAGATTCGCCAACACATGCTTTCGGCAATGCGTCAATCCCCCGAAACAACCGCAGTGGTGCGGGAAGCTGCACGAAGAGTCATCGAAACCAAGCTTCGGTATCTGAGAGGAAAAGATGCGGTTCCTCTCCATCCCGACCCCCGTGAAATTGCCGAGCAGATTCCCGATGCCGACGGCTCCGCTTTTTTTCTTTCCCAGGCACATCGAAGTGTCTCTCTTATTCGCGGCGAGGCAATGCCCTTACAGCCACAGGAAGCGGGTAAGGTGCTTCTTGTCGGACAGTTGAACGCCTTTCTCTCTATAGGTGCTACCTTTTTTCCCGGTGCCGACAGCTTTGATTATGATTACTCACCCTTTTTCAGCGCCGATCCACAGGTTATAAAACGCTTAAAACAACGTATGGAAAACTACGATACCGTTGTTTTTTGTATAGCAAATCCCAACAGCGCCCAGGTTCTCGAAGAACTCAAAGGCTTTGCCG
Coding sequences:
- the flgK gene encoding flagellar hook-associated protein FlgK; protein product: MQSAFTGIEMGKRSVVAHAQGLSTVGHNITNAATEGYSRQRVEMSPYEPIYVPGLNREETAGQMGQGVVTERISRAHDSILERRIVSQSSGKGYWDVRDSYILMAEQVYNEPSELSVRGLMDKFWESWQDLSLHPEDNASRLAIIERGDSLMDGIHRRYEGLKDIREMLEQDIQVTVDRVNNITSDIADLNREIIKVKAMGDEPNDLLDRRDLLVRKLADIIDISVDDRDPDEFTVHSGGMHLVQGDVVTKIAADPDPRNEGYSRVVWEASGEDFRPKNGRLAAMVELRDGDIRKEIQELDTMTVNFVDMVNEVHRAGYGLNGKTGIDFFTEYPFVANANGNYDRNGDGAFDSTYIYRINGSNSLNPQEQVGISGTLRLSGSDGTVEIDYEPTDTVDDIVKRINASGSEVVARFDRLGRLSLKGTPAAGIENPDFVIRGIEDSGQFLVGYAGILEESGPEGAYSWDGADGVLALRGGEDGAGYAVAPLSHPSGWIEINRQVKAEPATIAAGLGENGRPAQPGDGSAALAIAALRDRDVMVGSYRSFDEYFSSAVARVGLKGETAQRSLETEEAIMKDLSDRRESIAGVNLDEELANMIKFQHGYAAASRFITAVDEMLDVIINRMGA
- the trxB gene encoding thioredoxin-disulfide reductase, with amino-acid sequence MLKVLLGGLRMNTDYDVAIIGGGAAGLTAAQYAARANLKVVIIEEMAPGGQCLIIADLENYPGFPEPISGIEFSQRFEQQARNFGAEFLTATVRSLKKEDNIFNIETSKGIITSLTVIVATGAKHRHLGIPGEKEFTGRGVSYCATCDGPFFRNKKILVVGGGDAACDESMFLANLTDKVILIHRRDRFRAQKALADRVVANKNIEVRFNTELKEIKGSMKVEKGVFLNNKSGEEYEEEVDAVFVFIGSDPQTAILPEVEKDEAGYIVTNQCMETEIPGLYAVGDVRNTPFRQLVVAASDGAIATHCASQYIDDLKGQSYT
- a CDS encoding glycoside hydrolase family 3 protein, giving the protein MSNPRAVLLILLCFWLLPCFGLGALDFYDEAPAEELSKSIADAMSDEELVGQLMLVGYFGEDPSKEIIEWVDRYEIGGIKIFGWNAGNLLKLGNAVSTLQHLSEENRFSIPLFVATDQEGGWVRHVKGDTSVTPGNLAIGASGIAWDAYKTGYYIGKELRVLGINMNFAPTVDVYTNPKADVIGPRAFSSDPVKTAQLSVAYFHGMQEAGIVCTAKHYPGHGATDKDSHGTLPIINADFQTIWDRELVPYRFLVKEGLPAIMSGHIAYPKITGTDEPASLSKTLLTGLLREKIGFQGLIITDDMQMNGAAVYGGVPAASLQAILAGNDMIMVSRDTDTYRKIRQHMLSAMRQSPETTAVVREAARRVIETKLRYLRGKDAVPLHPDPREIAEQIPDADGSAFFLSQAHRSVSLIRGEAMPLQPQEAGKVLLVGQLNAFLSIGATFFPGADSFDYDYSPFFSADPQVIKRLKQRMENYDTVVFCIANPNSAQVLEELKGFADRIYVISVLTPIYLKDIPWVENALAVYGTGRQSIEAGFSALTGAFQPTGIVPVSLNTQ